ATTTTACTTAAAGATTTTAATGACTCGCTTGTTGACGCCAAAGAACTGGCAACATTTTGCAAAAGTTTTCCATGTAAAATAAATATTATTGAATTTAATAATGTTAAGAACACTGAATATTTTCCGACTACAAAAGAGAAAACAACTGATTTTGTTGATTTCTTAGAGAGTAAAAATATGATTGTAAATGTTCGCAGAAGCAGAGGAAAAGATATTGACGCTGCCTGCGGACAATTGGCAGGGAAATTAATTAATAATGAATAATTATGACTAAACTTGTTTTTGCAACAAACAACAAACATAAACTCGAAGAAATAAAACAAATTCTGAAAGATAAATTTGAAATTTTATCACTGAATGATATTGGCTGTTTTGAAGAAATTCCTGAAGACAAAGAAACCGTAAGTGAAAATGCCTCACAAAAGGCATTGTATATTTTTAATAAATATAAAATAAATTGTTTCGCCGATGATACAGGTTTAGAAATAGAAGCACTGAACGGAAAGCCCGGTGTTCATTCAGCCCGCTACGCTGGCGAAAGTAAAAATTTCGATGAAAATATAAATAAAGTTTTGCTTGAAATGCATGAATTGAAAAACAGAAAAGCAATATTTTTAACAGTTATTTCCTTAATTATTGACGGAAAAGAAATGCAGTTTGAAGGAATTGTAACCGGCATCATACTTGAGAAGCGATGCGGTACAGGCGGCTTCGGCTACGATCCGATTTTTCAACCCGCCGGTTTTTCAAAAACTTTTGCTGAAATGACAATGCAGGAGAAAAATAAAATAAGCCACAGAGGGATTGCTACGAAAAAACTTATTAAGTACCTTAACGAATCTTATCTCAACCAAGTTTAATATGTTATTAAAAGGAACAATTAAATTTTTAAAAGAGCTAAAGGAAAACAATAATCAGGAATGGTTTCATAGAAACAAATTACGATATGATTCCCTGAAGAAAGAATTTGAATTATTTTTAAATAAGTTAATTTCTGAAATTTCCAAATTTGATGGAAGAACAAAATATGTTATTCCAAAAGATTGTATTTTCAGGATATATCGTGATATAAGATTTTCGAAAGATAAAACTCCATACAAGACAAACTTCGGGGCGTACATTTCAAATGGTGGAAGAAGAAGCCGTTATGCTGGTTATTATTTTCATATTGAACCATCATCATCAATGCTTGCAGGAGGTATCTACATTCCCGATGCTGAAGTTTTAAAATGCGTTCGCGATGAGATTTTCTACAATGTAAATGAGTTTAAAAAAATTATTAACTCTCCTAAATTTAAAAATTATTTCAATGAAATAGACGGAGATAAACTTAAAAATATACCGAAGGATTTTCCGAAGGACTTTGCAGAAGCTGAATTTCTTAAGTTCAAAAGTTATAACATGGTTTATTTTTTGAAAAATGAAAAAATTCCATCCGATGATTTATTGGAATTATCAGTCGGAATTTTCAAGGGGATGTATCCTTTCAATGAGTTTATCAATAAGGCAATTGATATAATGTAGTGTTTGTGCAAGTAACAATTAATAAACAAAATTTTAGGAGTAAATTTTGTGTTTTTTGAGAAATTATTTTTCTAAAACATTTGCCTTACTTCATTTTTCAAATATTCAATTGCAGCAATGGTCGGCATTTTTTCAGTGCGATATTCCATTTCGAGTAAAACGCTGCATAAATCCTTGCCCTCGGCAGCATCAGGAAGTTTGCTTGCAGCAACATTTATCATTTTAATAATTTCCTCTTTTGAATTTTTAACCATTTCCCATGCTTCATCGGAAATATAAACCTGCTGAGAAAGGTTATGGTCAAATTCGCTGCGAACATTATTCATCAAATCCATTTGTAATTGTTGTGCAGTTGTTTTACTTTTTGCCACTCTTATTACAAGATTGCTGGGAGATATTCTTTCAAGCAGCAATGCCAATCTTTCATAAGCCTGCAAACGAATAGGAGTAACAATTTTTTGTCCTCCAACGCGAACATCAACAAGTTTTCTTTTATGTTCAACGTCAAGAAAATCTCTTACTAAAAGATAAGTTGTTGCAAGCACTACCAATGAAGGTAAAATGTACTTTGCTATTTCCAATAATTCATTCATTGTAAAAAAGATTTGAAAGGTTTAATTTTTGTTAAAATTAATAATAATAAAATAAAACAGGAAATAATTGCCGAAAACTTTGCAATATAATCGCCATGTTTTACATAAAAAGTAATTTCGTTATTTGCTGAAACATTTTGTTTAATAACCGCCGGTGTCCACCATTTTGTGGGTTGCTGAACATCTCCTCTTTGATTTATAAAGCATGAAATTCCTGTATTCGCAGCTCTTGCAATACTTTTTCTGCATTCAATAGTTCTCAATCTTGAGTATGCACAATGTTGCCTGTAGCCCGGAGTATCTTTCCACCAGCCGTCATTTGTTATTATAAAAATAAGATTTGCTCCATTTGCAATATATTTTGAAATAAAATTACCATAAATAGACTCATAGCAAACCACAGGAGCTATTCTGAAATTACTATCTATAGTTTTAAAAACCGTTCTTTCCTGCTGTGTTCCCAAACTTCCTGTTGTACCCCCAAGATTTATTGCAAATTTTTCAAACGGTTTGAATATTTCCGGAAACGGAATTCTTTCAACTCCTATTACAAGTTTTGACTTGTGATATAAAAATATATTCGTTTTATTATCAATAAACATTGCAGTATTGTAAGCATCATAATATTCTTTTTCATTCATTTTTCTCGCAGT
The genomic region above belongs to Bacteroidales bacterium and contains:
- a CDS encoding non-canonical purine NTP diphosphatase translates to MMTKLVFATNNKHKLEEIKQILKDKFEILSLNDIGCFEEIPEDKETVSENASQKALYIFNKYKINCFADDTGLEIEALNGKPGVHSARYAGESKNFDENINKVLLEMHELKNRKAIFLTVISLIIDGKEMQFEGIVTGIILEKRCGTGGFGYDPIFQPAGFSKTFAEMTMQEKNKISHRGIATKKLIKYLNESYLNQV
- a CDS encoding DUF2461 domain-containing protein — protein: MLLKGTIKFLKELKENNNQEWFHRNKLRYDSLKKEFELFLNKLISEISKFDGRTKYVIPKDCIFRIYRDIRFSKDKTPYKTNFGAYISNGGRRSRYAGYYFHIEPSSSMLAGGIYIPDAEVLKCVRDEIFYNVNEFKKIINSPKFKNYFNEIDGDKLKNIPKDFPKDFAEAEFLKFKSYNMVYFLKNEKIPSDDLLELSVGIFKGMYPFNEFINKAIDIM